One region of Alphaproteobacteria bacterium genomic DNA includes:
- a CDS encoding helix-turn-helix transcriptional regulator has translation MASPLRQDQHNDIHPTDLHVGNRLRMRRLSLNLTQEKLASLVGLTFQQVQKYEHGANRISASRLHEIAQALKVPVNYFFEQLDIEQPSVPGMGESGQDAIDGLDDAAKIDMASRETADLVRSYYRIEDPKKRKKILDLIRAMSDEA, from the coding sequence ATGGCTTCGCCGCTGCGCCAAGATCAGCATAATGATATTCACCCAACCGATTTGCATGTAGGCAATCGGTTGCGTATGCGCCGTCTAAGCCTGAATTTGACACAGGAAAAATTGGCCAGCCTTGTCGGCCTTACCTTCCAGCAGGTACAAAAATATGAACATGGCGCTAACCGTATCAGCGCGAGCCGGTTACATGAAATCGCGCAGGCACTAAAAGTTCCTGTGAATTATTTTTTTGAACAATTAGACATCGAACAGCCATCCGTTCCCGGCATGGGAGAATCTGGTCAAGATGCGATTGATGGGTTGGATGACGCCGCAAAAATCGACATGGCAAGCCGTGAAACGGCCGATTTGGTGCGCTCTTATTACCGTATCGAGGACCCCAAGAAACGCAAAAAAATCCTCGATTTGATCCGCGCCATGTCGGATGAAGCATAA
- the lnt gene encoding apolipoprotein N-acyltransferase yields MPTFFNIDTFYQFVTKLTQLRPLHKNSLCVALGTLSAFALPPLSWPILFFVGFGGFVTLLISTTSLKQCFIAAWCWAVGFHLAGLYWISASLFIDITRYLWVLPFSLLALPAYLGLIFGAACCAVYRLRTKPVIHLIALCVVLALCEHNRGWLWGGFPWNLFGYIWADTLPIIQSASLFGIKGLTLLTLLAAASFSFVFKPLDKPAIITLTAIGMVFSGLALWGVQRLETNQTIYHDKVMLRLVQPAIEQSERKTHDQRVAALAKIIRMSAQPAEKPITHIIWPETASPFFLNEDAAARLELKPVVPKGGAILTGSASRVIENGQRKYFNSLVVMNDKGSIIGSYDKSHLVPFGEFVPLRNILQTVPVAVDVIGSGDFTPGTGAKTLRAPGLPPFSTMICYEAIFSGQLVDENDRPQLLLQVTNDAWFGNTSGPYQHLAMARVRAIEEGIPLIRVANSGVSAVVDPLGRIITSLDLNKSGIIDSALPKALETAPYFTKLQHFF; encoded by the coding sequence GTGCCAACTTTTTTTAATATCGATACGTTCTATCAGTTTGTAACTAAGCTCACGCAGCTTCGCCCTCTTCATAAAAATAGTTTATGCGTTGCGCTTGGCACCCTAAGCGCCTTCGCGCTGCCGCCCCTTTCATGGCCGATCCTGTTTTTTGTTGGATTTGGCGGCTTTGTAACGCTGCTTATTTCTACCACTAGCCTGAAACAATGTTTTATCGCTGCCTGGTGCTGGGCGGTCGGATTTCATCTTGCGGGGCTTTACTGGATTTCAGCATCACTCTTCATCGACATTACACGCTATCTATGGGTTCTGCCATTTTCTCTGCTGGCGCTTCCCGCCTATCTTGGCTTGATTTTTGGTGCCGCATGTTGCGCGGTTTATCGGCTGCGCACCAAACCGGTTATTCACCTCATCGCACTGTGCGTTGTCCTCGCGCTATGCGAACATAATCGCGGCTGGCTTTGGGGCGGTTTTCCATGGAATTTATTCGGCTATATCTGGGCAGATACATTGCCGATTATTCAAAGCGCAAGTCTGTTTGGAATTAAAGGTCTTACCTTGCTCACGCTTTTGGCGGCGGCGTCATTCAGTTTCGTTTTCAAGCCACTTGATAAACCGGCCATCATCACGCTAACCGCTATCGGCATGGTATTTTCAGGCCTAGCTCTATGGGGCGTGCAACGTCTTGAAACCAACCAAACCATCTATCATGACAAGGTCATGTTGCGGCTTGTTCAGCCTGCGATTGAACAAAGCGAACGCAAAACCCATGATCAGCGCGTTGCTGCGCTTGCTAAAATCATCCGCATGTCGGCGCAGCCTGCCGAGAAGCCTATTACTCATATTATATGGCCAGAAACTGCATCGCCGTTTTTCTTGAATGAAGATGCAGCAGCGCGGCTTGAGCTTAAACCCGTGGTACCAAAGGGCGGTGCGATTTTAACAGGCAGCGCGTCACGTGTGATTGAAAACGGGCAGCGCAAATATTTCAATTCACTGGTTGTCATGAATGATAAAGGAAGCATTATCGGCAGCTATGATAAATCACACCTTGTTCCCTTCGGGGAGTTCGTTCCTTTACGCAACATTCTGCAAACCGTTCCAGTAGCTGTCGATGTAATTGGCAGCGGGGATTTCACGCCGGGTACAGGCGCCAAAACATTACGCGCGCCAGGTCTGCCACCCTTTAGTACAATGATTTGTTATGAAGCGATTTTCAGCGGACAATTGGTTGATGAGAATGACAGGCCTCAACTATTGCTACAAGTAACCAACGACGCATGGTTTGGCAATACTTCTGGCCCATACCAGCATCTTGCCATGGCACGGGTGCGTGCAATTGAAGAAGGCATTCCGCTTATCCGTGTTGCCAATTCCGGCGTTAGCGCCGTGGTTGACCCGCTGGGGCGCATCATCACATCACTCGATTTGAATAAAAGTGGTATTATCGATAGCGCATTACCCAAAGCTTTGGAAACCGCACCATATTTCACAAAACTTCAGCACTTCTTTTAA
- a CDS encoding hemolysin family protein, which yields MIDGNSPNSSPSPTPQTPPDADETQPSWLGNAFESIRSFISKKREEVAIIEAVEEIMEEPEGAPGSNTGEKELLTNLLNARDRRVSDIMIPRADIFAADETTPLKKLAAVMAKSGHSRVPVFRKTLDDVIGFVHIKDVTAGLVDEKPVLIPDILRKLLFVPPSMPVTRLLLQMRQKRQHMALVVDEFGGIDGLVTIEDVVEEIVGDIDDEHDDPANVIQLQRRADGSIVVDARMPVDAFEEQIGNILKEDERQAIDTLGGLVFTLAGRVPLKGETLRHASGISFEVLDADTRRIKRLRVHNLPKNENVLDNATAPLKASV from the coding sequence ATGATTGATGGTAATTCGCCTAATTCTTCCCCTTCTCCAACCCCTCAAACACCGCCCGACGCCGACGAAACACAGCCGTCTTGGCTAGGCAACGCATTTGAGAGCATTCGCTCCTTCATTTCCAAAAAGCGTGAAGAAGTAGCGATTATTGAAGCCGTCGAAGAAATTATGGAGGAACCGGAAGGCGCTCCGGGTTCCAATACCGGCGAAAAAGAACTGCTTACCAATTTGCTGAATGCACGCGATCGCCGGGTTTCTGATATTATGATACCGCGCGCCGATATTTTCGCGGCTGACGAAACAACCCCGCTAAAAAAACTGGCGGCGGTCATGGCCAAAAGCGGGCATAGCCGCGTGCCTGTTTTTCGTAAAACGCTGGATGATGTCATCGGATTTGTACACATCAAGGATGTAACTGCAGGTCTTGTTGATGAAAAACCGGTTTTGATTCCTGATATTTTGCGCAAACTGCTATTCGTTCCGCCTTCCATGCCGGTAACGCGCCTTTTGTTGCAAATGCGACAAAAACGCCAGCATATGGCATTAGTTGTTGATGAATTCGGCGGAATTGATGGCCTTGTCACGATTGAAGATGTGGTTGAAGAAATTGTTGGCGATATTGACGATGAACATGATGATCCCGCCAACGTCATTCAATTGCAACGCAGGGCAGATGGCAGCATCGTGGTTGATGCACGCATGCCCGTTGATGCATTTGAAGAACAAATTGGTAATATATTGAAAGAAGATGAACGTCAGGCGATTGATACGCTAGGCGGTCTGGTCTTCACGCTTGCTGGCCGCGTGCCATTGAAAGGTGAAACCCTTCGCCATGCATCAGGTATTTCGTTTGAAGTGCTCGATGCAGATACGCGGCGCATCAAACGTCTTCGTGTGCACAATCTGCCCAAAAACGAAAACGTGTTAGATAACGCTACTGCACCACTAAAGGCAAGCGTGTAG
- the ybeY gene encoding rRNA maturation RNase YbeY — MLVLTLNAKAADQRLLPPAQLKKITAQLSKHLGFDKKSFEAALAFVPAKTIQSLNHDFRGKKKPTNVLSFPQFTPAELKKLKPSAKQTIYLGDIILCKTVIVSEALKLKKPLNHHLIHLVVHGVLHLLGYDHMNNTESLRMETLEKVILAGLGIDDPYVIDEPKRERKKK; from the coding sequence ATGCTTGTGCTTACGTTGAATGCAAAGGCCGCCGACCAAAGATTATTGCCTCCTGCCCAGCTCAAAAAAATTACTGCGCAATTATCTAAACACCTGGGATTCGATAAAAAATCCTTCGAAGCGGCATTGGCGTTTGTGCCTGCGAAAACCATTCAATCTTTGAACCATGATTTCAGAGGCAAGAAAAAGCCAACCAATGTGCTTTCCTTCCCGCAATTCACACCCGCAGAGTTAAAAAAATTAAAACCATCTGCAAAACAAACGATTTATTTGGGCGATATCATTTTATGCAAAACAGTTATCGTTAGCGAAGCGTTAAAGCTAAAAAAGCCACTAAATCATCATCTTATTCATCTAGTTGTGCATGGCGTCCTGCATCTGTTAGGATATGACCACATGAACAATACCGAAAGCCTTCGCATGGAAACACTTGAAAAAGTTATTCTGGCTGGCCTTGGTATTGACGACCCTTACGTGATTGATGAGCCAAAAAGAGAGCGCAAGAAGAAATAA
- the miaB gene encoding tRNA (N6-isopentenyl adenosine(37)-C2)-methylthiotransferase MiaB, whose amino-acid sequence MTEAALTSIKKDKKLHIMTWGCQMNVYDSTKMADLLSPLGFSLSDDAQGADLVILNTCHIREKASEKIFSELGRLHKQQKEAADTSPKMIAVAGCVAQAEGEQILARAPYVDMVFGPQTYHRLPEMVAKAIRGKGGQIGGGVIDTDFPAESKFDHLPMETTGQGPSAFLSVQEGCDKFCTFCVVPYTRGAEYSRPVSAILAEAQRLIDSGAKEISLLGQNVNAYHGAAENGDTWGLGRLIEAVAKLNIQRIRYTTSHPKDMDEALIAAHRDIPQLMPFMHLPVQSGSNIMLEAMNRKHTRDDYMRIIEKTRAANPDIAFSSDFIVGFPNESDKDFEATLQLIRDVNFAQAYSFKYSERPGTPAAKMAGQIPEDIKTARLAVLQELLFAQQRSFNERFIGKTVPVLFDRHGKLDGQLLGRTPHMQSLYVQNGKGMFGQTVNVKVEKVTTNSLERVIV is encoded by the coding sequence ATGACAGAAGCCGCTTTAACATCAATCAAAAAAGACAAGAAACTCCATATCATGACATGGGGCTGTCAAATGAATGTCTATGACAGTACCAAAATGGCTGACCTCCTCAGCCCGCTTGGATTTAGCCTAAGCGATGATGCGCAAGGCGCTGATTTAGTCATTCTAAATACCTGCCATATCCGTGAAAAAGCATCGGAAAAAATATTCTCCGAACTTGGGCGCTTACACAAACAGCAAAAAGAAGCGGCTGATACCAGCCCGAAGATGATTGCCGTGGCAGGATGCGTTGCGCAAGCTGAAGGCGAGCAAATTCTGGCGCGCGCACCTTATGTCGATATGGTGTTTGGACCGCAAACCTATCACCGTTTGCCGGAAATGGTGGCCAAAGCCATACGCGGTAAAGGGGGGCAAATCGGCGGCGGCGTGATTGATACCGATTTTCCGGCTGAATCAAAATTTGACCACCTTCCTATGGAAACAACCGGGCAAGGCCCATCGGCATTTTTATCGGTGCAGGAAGGCTGCGATAAATTCTGCACCTTCTGTGTTGTGCCCTACACCCGCGGCGCGGAATATTCACGTCCTGTATCCGCTATCCTTGCCGAAGCACAACGCCTGATTGACAGCGGCGCAAAAGAAATTTCGCTGCTTGGCCAAAATGTAAATGCATATCACGGCGCAGCAGAAAACGGTGACACTTGGGGCTTGGGGCGATTGATTGAAGCCGTTGCAAAGTTAAATATTCAGCGTATCCGTTATACGACATCCCATCCCAAGGATATGGATGAAGCCCTCATCGCGGCGCACCGTGACATTCCGCAATTGATGCCATTCATGCACCTGCCAGTGCAAAGCGGTAGCAATATCATGCTGGAAGCGATGAACCGCAAGCATACCCGCGACGATTACATGCGTATTATTGAAAAAACGCGCGCAGCAAATCCCGATATCGCTTTCTCATCCGATTTTATTGTGGGCTTCCCCAACGAAAGCGATAAAGATTTTGAAGCAACACTGCAACTCATCCGCGATGTAAATTTCGCGCAGGCTTATTCATTCAAGTATAGCGAGCGGCCCGGCACACCCGCCGCAAAGATGGCTGGCCAAATTCCGGAAGATATAAAAACTGCGCGATTGGCCGTATTACAGGAATTGCTGTTCGCACAGCAACGCAGCTTTAATGAACGATTTATCGGCAAAACCGTTCCCGTCCTGTTTGACCGGCATGGCAAGCTGGATGGGCAATTATTGGGCCGCACCCCGCACATGCAATCACTCTATGTGCAGAATGGAAAAGGCATGTTTGGTCAAACCGTGAATGTAAAGGTTGAAAAAGTGACTACCAATAGCCTTGAAAGGGTTATCGTTTAA
- a CDS encoding lysophospholipid acyltransferase family protein, with protein sequence MQEVLLSFLGVFRIVAFLTWVAICVPIQVTVKFFKLRIQNILPTYFHKVLTKYILGMRIETQGTMSTTVPTLFLCNHMSYLDTISIASVIPTYFVAKAEVADWPLFGYLTRLQGTLFIDRRNKKGTAEQGAAMIDVMRQQRNIVLFPEGTSTNGSEVKFFKSGLMQSVLDMNDVDVMIQPVSIACYGKNGIQNRYAWYGDMTLMPHLWTVFKTSGLRVGITFHEPFLASRFKDRKELGEYARKQVENGPYGIFNDEGVKTTLPLSKAVG encoded by the coding sequence ATGCAAGAAGTATTGCTCTCTTTTCTTGGTGTATTTCGCATCGTGGCCTTTTTAACGTGGGTTGCGATATGTGTGCCTATTCAGGTTACAGTGAAGTTTTTTAAACTACGCATTCAAAATATTTTACCTACCTATTTCCATAAAGTACTCACGAAATATATTTTGGGCATGAGGATTGAAACCCAAGGTACCATGTCAACAACAGTACCGACATTATTTTTGTGCAATCACATGTCGTACCTAGACACCATCAGCATCGCCAGCGTGATACCAACCTATTTTGTGGCAAAGGCCGAAGTGGCCGATTGGCCTTTATTTGGCTATCTAACACGGCTACAAGGCACTCTATTTATTGATCGCCGCAATAAAAAAGGCACGGCCGAGCAAGGCGCTGCGATGATTGATGTCATGCGCCAGCAACGCAATATTGTGTTATTCCCTGAAGGTACATCCACCAATGGCAGTGAAGTAAAATTTTTCAAAAGCGGTCTGATGCAATCTGTCCTCGATATGAATGATGTTGATGTGATGATCCAACCTGTATCGATTGCATGTTATGGCAAGAATGGAATTCAAAACCGTTATGCATGGTATGGTGATATGACGTTGATGCCGCATTTATGGACCGTGTTCAAAACCAGCGGACTACGCGTAGGCATTACTTTCCATGAACCATTCCTTGCCAGCCGTTTTAAGGACCGCAAGGAACTGGGCGAATATGCCCGCAAACAGGTTGAAAATGGGCCATACGGCATTTTTAACGATGAAGGCGTAAAAACCACCCTTCCGCTGTCAAAAGCAGTCGGCTAA
- a CDS encoding GNAT family N-acyltransferase produces the protein MNSDEQSVLGPHGLRLGRLEVRIAQDSKEVLAAQQLRYKVFYEEMGAKATPEMAAGKVDFDSLDKFCDHLIVIDHGTGDLPPNVIGTYRLVRRGAAQRHGGFYSSSEYDISRLIAYPGEILEVGRSCVAFEFRNRPTMQLLWRGIADYIASYGIDILFGCASLPGTDPKALAVPLTYLYYYHLAAPYLRTTALPHRYVDMRLMDPSDVDPEKGLAQMAPLNLLPPLLKGYLRLGGFVGDGAVVDEQFNTTDVCVIVKTDLIAQKYSRHYELKNRDPII, from the coding sequence ATGAACTCTGATGAACAATCTGTACTTGGCCCGCATGGGCTTCGCCTTGGAAGGCTCGAGGTGCGCATCGCCCAAGACAGCAAGGAAGTACTAGCTGCGCAGCAACTGCGCTATAAGGTATTCTACGAGGAAATGGGCGCTAAAGCGACGCCAGAAATGGCAGCAGGCAAAGTGGATTTCGACAGCCTTGATAAATTCTGTGACCATTTGATCGTGATTGATCACGGCACGGGCGATTTGCCTCCTAACGTCATTGGAACCTACCGTTTGGTGCGCCGGGGCGCAGCGCAGCGCCATGGTGGTTTTTACTCCAGCAGCGAATATGATATCTCCCGTCTCATCGCCTATCCCGGTGAAATTCTGGAAGTCGGTCGCTCCTGCGTTGCCTTTGAGTTCCGTAACCGCCCCACCATGCAATTGCTGTGGCGTGGTATTGCCGATTACATCGCATCCTACGGCATTGATATTTTGTTTGGCTGTGCAAGCTTGCCAGGCACAGACCCGAAAGCACTCGCAGTTCCCCTCACCTATCTTTATTACTACCATCTTGCTGCGCCATATTTGCGCACCACCGCATTGCCACACCGTTATGTGGATATGCGCTTGATGGACCCCAGCGACGTTGATCCTGAAAAAGGTCTCGCGCAAATGGCGCCATTAAACCTGCTACCACCGCTGTTAAAGGGTTATCTGCGCCTTGGTGGCTTTGTTGGCGATGGCGCCGTGGTTGACGAACAATTTAATACGACCGATGTGTGCGTGATTGTGAAAACTGATTTGATTGCACAAAAATATTCACGCCATTACGAACTTAAAAACCGCGATCCTATTATTTAA
- a CDS encoding MucR family transcriptional regulator has product MINQKPDLARLVADVVASYVSNNKVEMSELPNLVQQVYHSFLRLDGVTSSTLSSVDRPEPAVAIKKSVTPEYIICLEDGKKLKMLKRHLQTSYNMTPEQYRERWNLPSDYPMTAPSYAKERSKLAKDIGLGTKSKGTS; this is encoded by the coding sequence ATGATTAATCAAAAGCCCGATTTAGCACGCCTTGTTGCCGATGTTGTTGCATCCTATGTTTCCAACAACAAAGTTGAGATGAGCGAATTGCCAAATTTGGTGCAGCAGGTTTATCACAGCTTCTTGCGGCTTGATGGCGTGACCAGCAGCACACTCAGTTCGGTTGACAGACCAGAACCGGCTGTTGCGATTAAGAAGTCGGTCACGCCTGAATACATTATTTGTCTGGAAGATGGCAAAAAGCTAAAGATGCTGAAACGGCATTTGCAAACATCCTATAACATGACACCGGAACAGTACCGTGAACGCTGGAACCTGCCTTCCGATTATCCCATGACCGCGCCTAGCTACGCCAAAGAACGCAGCAAACTTGCCAAAGATATTGGCCTTGGCACGAAAAGCAAAGGCACATCCTGA
- a CDS encoding N-acetyltransferase — protein sequence MSTSPSISFEVSELSAADSAWMAHVHAQSFDAPQRWSASAIKGLLDQPLTKAFGISINQAPVGFIIARNVAGEGEILTLAVLPDARRNGVASQLLNTFITQQMPQNIFLEVMVTNQAAIDFYLSHGFEIVSKRIGYYQMPIGHAQKAIDGFVMNKKLPTSQHIHKSP from the coding sequence ATGTCAACATCCCCAAGCATATCGTTTGAAGTTAGCGAACTCAGTGCAGCTGACAGCGCATGGATGGCACACGTCCATGCCCAAAGCTTTGATGCACCACAACGCTGGAGCGCCAGCGCCATTAAAGGGCTGCTGGATCAGCCGCTTACCAAAGCCTTTGGCATAAGTATTAATCAGGCGCCCGTTGGCTTTATCATCGCACGAAATGTAGCCGGCGAAGGCGAAATCCTAACCCTTGCCGTACTGCCTGATGCGCGCCGCAACGGCGTTGCATCACAGCTATTGAACACATTCATCACACAGCAAATGCCGCAGAATATTTTTTTGGAAGTGATGGTGACCAACCAAGCCGCAATTGATTTTTATCTATCGCATGGGTTTGAAATTGTTTCAAAACGAATTGGCTATTATCAGATGCCAATAGGCCATGCGCAAAAAGCAATTGATGGTTTTGTGATGAACAAAAAGTTGCCCACATCTCAACACATTCATAAATCACCTTAA
- the tsaB gene encoding tRNA (adenosine(37)-N6)-threonylcarbamoyltransferase complex dimerization subunit type 1 TsaB yields the protein MNILAIDTGGDCCAVTLRIDGKLASENIIQTQRDQAKILAPLTQELLKENNLNVNDIDRFGIAIGPGSFTGLRVGLAFIRGLALGSGKQAYGFDHFKVIARALNQQPAPVLIIRESKREDLFCAWLKNGKLSDYFLSTAQNLVNSLPSDVSYAITGNGAAALVQLKAELKANMVDLSDSDFMKNLCELVEQETGNADMPPQPLYLRDADVNIPKHIV from the coding sequence ATGAACATTCTGGCCATTGATACAGGCGGCGATTGCTGCGCAGTCACCTTGCGAATTGATGGCAAGCTTGCATCTGAAAACATAATTCAAACGCAACGTGACCAAGCCAAAATTCTTGCTCCGCTCACTCAAGAACTACTGAAAGAAAACAATCTTAACGTAAATGATATTGACCGGTTTGGCATCGCAATTGGCCCCGGCAGCTTTACGGGCCTACGCGTTGGGCTTGCCTTTATTCGCGGGCTTGCGCTGGGGAGTGGAAAACAGGCTTATGGCTTTGATCATTTCAAGGTTATTGCACGTGCCTTAAACCAACAACCAGCGCCCGTTCTGATTATCCGCGAGTCCAAGCGTGAAGATTTGTTCTGCGCATGGTTGAAAAACGGAAAGCTAAGCGATTATTTTTTAAGCACCGCGCAAAATTTGGTAAACAGCCTTCCGAGCGATGTATCATATGCGATAACTGGAAATGGCGCGGCGGCGCTTGTGCAATTAAAAGCCGAATTAAAAGCCAATATGGTTGATTTGTCGGATAGCGATTTCATGAAAAACCTTTGCGAGCTTGTTGAACAAGAGACTGGCAATGCTGATATGCCGCCGCAACCTCTTTATCTGCGTGATGCTGATGTCAACATCCCCAAGCATATCGTTTGA
- a CDS encoding NAD(P)H-dependent oxidoreductase has product MSHILIVCGSHRPKSQSRKVSDYIAGAIAKLDASVTTDVLDLFENPLPMWDGDGGYVPGKAAAWQPFSPRVQKADGFVIVSPEWAGMVPPGLKNFMLHGSPKDMGHKPAMIVAVSAGRGGSYPNNELRTSGYKNTRIVYTPDHVLVQTVNDVLNGPTEADKNDGYIRRRIDFSLKTLLTYTDAFKTIRAAGLDNPEFPNGQ; this is encoded by the coding sequence ATGAGCCATATTCTTATCGTCTGCGGATCACACCGCCCAAAATCCCAATCCCGTAAAGTTTCCGATTACATTGCTGGAGCAATTGCAAAATTGGATGCATCCGTTACCACCGATGTTCTAGACCTTTTTGAAAACCCTTTGCCCATGTGGGATGGCGATGGTGGATATGTGCCAGGTAAAGCCGCAGCATGGCAACCCTTCTCACCGCGCGTACAAAAAGCAGATGGTTTTGTGATCGTATCGCCTGAATGGGCTGGCATGGTGCCCCCCGGTTTAAAGAACTTCATGCTGCATGGTAGTCCCAAGGATATGGGCCACAAACCTGCAATGATTGTTGCTGTCTCGGCTGGGCGTGGCGGTTCGTATCCCAATAATGAACTCCGCACCAGCGGGTATAAGAATACGCGAATTGTGTACACACCCGATCATGTTCTGGTGCAAACAGTGAATGATGTACTAAATGGCCCAACAGAAGCTGATAAAAACGATGGCTATATTCGCCGCCGCATTGATTTCAGCCTAAAAACATTGCTGACTTATACCGACGCGTTTAAAACCATCCGCGCTGCGGGTCTTGATAATCCGGAATTTCCGAATGGCCAATAA
- a CDS encoding NifU family protein codes for MFIQTEQTPNPATLKFLPSQTVLASGVADFTSADKAAASPLAKGLFAVEGVAGVFLGSDFITITKKADKDWSIMKPHVLAAIMDFFLSGLPTMNSDAPPAAVTPTENDSDVIKQIRELIETRVRPAVAQDGGDITFNRFEEGIVYLNLQGSCAGCPSSTATLKSGIENMLKHYIPEVKEVRQVA; via the coding sequence ATGTTCATTCAAACCGAACAAACACCTAACCCCGCAACTTTGAAATTTTTGCCTAGCCAAACTGTACTGGCATCCGGCGTTGCTGACTTCACCAGCGCGGATAAAGCGGCAGCATCCCCGCTAGCCAAGGGATTATTTGCAGTAGAAGGTGTTGCAGGCGTTTTTTTAGGTTCCGACTTCATTACCATCACTAAAAAGGCGGATAAAGACTGGTCCATCATGAAACCCCATGTGCTTGCCGCCATTATGGATTTCTTTTTATCCGGCCTTCCTACGATGAACAGTGATGCGCCTCCGGCTGCCGTAACACCCACTGAAAATGACAGCGACGTTATCAAGCAGATCCGCGAATTAATCGAAACACGCGTGCGCCCTGCGGTCGCCCAAGATGGCGGCGATATTACCTTCAATCGCTTTGAAGAAGGTATTGTGTATCTGAATTTGCAGGGCTCCTGCGCAGGCTGCCCTTCATCTACCGCCACGCTGAAGTCAGGTATTGAGAATATGCTTAAACACTATATCCCTGAAGTAAAGGAAGTGAGACAAGTCGCATGA
- the recF gene encoding DNA replication/repair protein RecF produces MTAQAIHRLHLEAFRNYDTLNLELNVAPVILVGENGAGKTNILEAISLLSPGRGLRRAAIAELHNTHMPDGKPWSAFFELNGKQGNVNIGMGRDPESTPEKERRLLRIDGKTAKSQTALADHANVVWLTPEMDRLLAESAGERRRFADRLVFALDPAHSTRINKYEEAMRSRARLLRDNVTEDAWLNALETSMAQDGIAIAAARNDWVQHICHHLNDDPHPFPRVSVTVNGFLEKYLESHDALDAEALFKTMLKQNREMDAASGITTTGTHRSDLEVHHVTKNMPAHLCSTGEQKALLISLVLAQARLLSAIHQSIPLILLDDITAHLDEMRRDALARQLLSLGSQAWLTGTDDSFFSAFKQNAQFFSIECGHIKNK; encoded by the coding sequence ATGACGGCGCAGGCAATCCACCGCCTCCATCTCGAAGCTTTTCGTAATTACGATACTCTCAATCTTGAATTGAACGTGGCGCCCGTCATTCTGGTTGGCGAAAATGGCGCGGGCAAAACAAATATTCTGGAAGCAATTAGTTTATTAAGCCCAGGCCGGGGCCTGCGCCGTGCGGCCATTGCCGAACTTCACAACACCCATATGCCGGATGGCAAACCATGGTCCGCTTTTTTTGAACTAAACGGCAAACAAGGCAACGTAAATATCGGCATGGGGCGCGATCCGGAAAGCACCCCTGAAAAAGAACGAAGACTCTTACGGATTGATGGCAAAACAGCAAAAAGTCAGACCGCGCTTGCCGACCACGCGAATGTTGTTTGGCTGACACCGGAAATGGACAGACTACTCGCCGAAAGCGCGGGTGAACGTCGCCGTTTTGCCGACCGTCTTGTTTTTGCGTTAGACCCCGCACACTCGACACGTATCAATAAATACGAGGAAGCGATGCGTTCACGCGCAAGGCTGCTGCGCGATAACGTGACGGAGGATGCATGGCTAAATGCATTGGAAACCAGCATGGCACAAGATGGCATTGCAATTGCCGCCGCGCGAAATGATTGGGTACAACATATTTGTCATCATTTGAATGATGACCCCCATCCCTTCCCGCGCGTTTCTGTTACTGTTAACGGTTTTCTTGAAAAATATCTGGAAAGCCATGATGCTTTGGACGCCGAAGCACTTTTCAAAACCATGTTGAAGCAAAACCGTGAAATGGATGCTGCAAGCGGTATCACCACGACCGGAACGCACCGTTCCGACTTGGAAGTGCATCATGTGACCAAAAACATGCCCGCGCATTTGTGTTCAACGGGTGAACAAAAAGCATTATTGATTAGTCTGGTGCTAGCTCAGGCACGTTTACTTTCAGCTATTCATCAATCCATACCGCTAATCTTGCTTGATGATATTACCGCGCATCTTGATGAAATGCGCAGGGATGCCTTGGCCCGGCAGCTTCTCTCTCTTGGCAGTCAGGCATGGCTTACCGGCACGGATGATAGTTTTTTCAGTGCTTTCAAGCAAAACGCACAGTTTTTTAGTATTGAGTGCGGTCACATAAAGAATAAGTAA